The Thermococcus sp. region AGAATCCGACCCCACCATAGATGAGGCCGTTGCTTCCGAGTATTGCGGAGCTTCCGAATATTCCCAGGAGTATTATGCCACTAAAGCCGCCTATCCCGTGGACGCCCCAGACGTCAAGTGCGTCGTCCCAGCCTTTTCTGTTCTTGTAATCTACGGCGAGGTGGCAGATTATCGCTGCGGCTACACCGACTACCATGGCCGCCTGCGGATTTATGAATCCCGCGGTCGGGGTAACTGTTGCTAATCCAGCTATGGAGCCCGTCATGAATCCGAGGGCACTCCATTTTCCAGTCTTCCAGTAGTCCCAGAACATCCAGGTCACGGCCGCAAATGCCGCGGCCTCCATGGTGTTGACGAAGGCAACCGCTGTGTCGGCGTCAACCCTGAGGGCTGAGCCCGCGTTGAAGCCGAACCAGCCAAACCAGAGAAGGGTGGTACCTATGACTATGAGTGGGAGGCTGTGGTTACCAGCCTTGGGGAACTTCCTCTTTCCAAGGTAGTATATCGCCGCGAGGGCACCGAAGCCGGCGCTGGTGTGAACAACTATACCTCCCGCGAAGTCCTCGACTCCCCACTTGGCTAGGAAGCCTCCTCCCCAGAGCCAGTGGGCGAAGGGGAAATACACAAAGATCATCCAGAGGGTCAGGAAGACTATGAAGGCCTTGAAGCGCATTCTGTCAGCGAAGGCTCCCGTCATGAGGACCGGAGTGATTATAGCGAACATGAGCTGGTAGATCATAAATGTCAGCATGCTTATCTGGTCGTTGCCCGGGAAGAGCGTGCTTGGGGCTATGTTGGAGAGGAAAGCGTAGTGCAGGTTGCCGATGACCCCGGCGACGTCCTTGCTGAAGGCCAGGCTGAATCCGAAGATCACCCAGAGCACGGTGGTCCAGCCTGCCGAGAAGAAGTTCTGCATCATCATTGTTACCGCGTTCTTCTTGTTGACCATTCCCCCGTAGAACAAAGCCAGACCGGGGGTCATAATAAACACCAAAGCGGCCGCAATCAACATGAATCCATCGCTACCAGTGTTGAACATTTCCACCACCCCATTCAAGTTTGCAAACTTAAATGTCTTCGAAGAATTTTCGAGACACTTCGTTATTAATGATTGTGGTTCATCCATCTATGTATAAGGTTTTAATGTTAATTTTTGTTATAATGTAATGTTATCAAACTAAATATTAACTCTTTGTGATTAGAATAACTAATTGAATGGTGTTATGTTTTAATGTTAGTGTGTCCTATAATAGGCTCCCTCAGAAACAACTGAAGGAAAAACTTGAATATTAAAGGTCCTATAACTTGAGAAATTAAACCAGAAAGTGCTTAAGTTCTCATATTTGAGAACTATTTTCCTCTAGATTTTCTTTCTGAACACCAGCACGTTCGGCTCGTCCTTATCATCCCAGAGTTCAAAGCCCACCCTGCGTAGGCCTGGCAGGACCGCTCCCATGGCTGAGGGAATCATCACATCAAACCCATCGAGGCTAAGCTCCCTCGCCACCCAGCCCATCGCAGGCATTAGCTCCCTTAGAACGGCCGGCCCAGGGTCGAGGGCCGTGAAGGTTGCTCCACCCTTTGGCCCGATGAATCTCAGCCCGTTAAGCTCGTAGAGCACCGCGTTTTTCCTGAGCCACTCCACTGTTTCATCACAGCGATGGAGGAACCTCCAACCGACGGGGAACGTTCCAAGGGTTACGTCGTTTATTGAAGGCTCCACAACGGACGGCTCCTCAAGGGTCTCACCGGCGGGCGCGCTCATGACGAAGAATTTTGCCCTGACGTGAAAGCCCGTCTTTTCGGCCATTGAAACACTCTCGCGGTTGAGGAAATAGGTTGCGAACTCAAGGGCCTCTATTACCTCCTTTTCTGCGAGCTTCTTCCCGAGGTTGAGTATGAAGTTGTGAATCATCCTCCCGTAACCCCTCCCCCGGTAGTCGGGATGAACGCGGAGCCCCTCTATCCAGCCAACTTTACCGGGAAGAATGGTGAGCTTCGCCGTCCCAATCACCTTCCCGTCAACCTCCAGGACGTAGAAGTTCCCGTCTTTTACCCACTCGTCGAAGATCCTAGCTAGGTAGTCCTCGCCGCCCCATGTCAGCCTTGAAATCTCCTCTATGAACGGTTTATCCCTAGGTTTCGCCTCGCGTATAATCGGTTCCATAGTTTTCACCGGATGGTATTTTGGTGGTAGGATTTTATGCTTTTGCTTTTCTGAGGGTGTCCCAGAAGACGAAGGAAGCGAATAGTGCGAGGGAAAACGCCACAATTGCCAGAGCCAGAATTTCGTCACTTTCTTCAATCGCCCACGCAAAGGCAAGTTGCGACAGGGGAATGACGAGCGTTGCAAGGGCGTCAAAGACACCCCTTACCGTCCCGAGGCTTTCGGAGGGAATAGCTTTCTGCATCAGGCTGTCGAAGGAGACGTTGAGGAGCTGGCCGCCGAAGCCCACGAGGAGAACAGCGGAGACGAGGGCGGGGATCAATGAGAAGCCAACCAGAAGCAGCGTGAGGCTCTGAAGGAGCATTCTCCTTATAAGGGTATTCTCTGTTCTGAAACCTCCCCTATGGGCAAAGTATACTATAATCCCAACTCCGAGGAGGCTTCCAGTAGTCTGCAACGATTCCAGTGCACCGTATATAATCTCAGCTTTGACAAGCTCCTTAATGCCTGCGAAGAGAAATATCCTGAAGCTCCCAAGGGCAAAGTTGAATAGAAGCACCGAGGCCAGGATTCCGACCACTACATTCCCCTCTATCTTTGTCCTCTTTTCTTCCGCTTTCTCAACGTTTCTTTCGCGCCTCACCTCGACGTTCAGATACGGGATCAGGGTAAACGCTCCAATAAGCAGGAGGACAGCGTCGAGGAGCATCGCCTTCACTCCGAACCTGTATGCTAGAACCCCTGCGATGGGAAATGCAACCAGCGAAACCGTGTTCCCGACCGTTGCGAGCCTTGCGTTGAGGCCCTGAAGCTCGTTCTCCTCAAGCGTCATAGTTGCTATAAGCGAGAAGCCGTAGTAGCGGTGGAGGATGTCGAGGGCTGAGATGCCAGAGACGGTGAGGTAGAAGGCCCAGATGTTCGAGGAGAACGGCACTATCACAACGGCAAGAGCTGATTGGAGTAGCAAAGCTGAGAACGCCAGCCTGACTCTCTTCCGGGTCTTGTCAAGTGTTCTGCCGAGGAGGGGAGGCAGGATAACCCATGGAAGGTGTGTGAAGAGGGCAAAACCGCCTATGCTCAACAGTGACCCCGTGCTCTGGAGAACGCTCCACGGCAGGGCGACGCTTTCTATGGCATCACCGGCAGTTCTGAGGGCAGAGGTGAGTAGGTGGAGGCTGTAGAGATGGTGGTTCATACCCCTCAATGGAGGATGCGGGTTAAAAGCCTAACTCTGTTCTCCAAACCTCCGACCGGTTATAAATAGGGGGACGCGAAGTTTGAACGGTGGTGGTTATGGGAAACGTGGAGGAACTTACCGAGGCACTTAAAGCGGTTGAGGATGAGCTGAACCTCGCGAAGAGGGTTTACTTGGCCTTCCCGTTCATCTTTTGGGCGGCCGTGATTCCTATGCTATACCTTCTAGGCAACGTCCTCCCGTGGACTTCAGAATGGTTTCGAAATTCTTTTGGCGGCTATGGGGGGATGATACTCTCTACACTCGCGATAATCTGGTTCGTGGCCGAGGAGAGCGGGATGATAAAGAAGGTTGAGAGCCTTGAGA contains the following coding sequences:
- a CDS encoding ammonium transporter; the protein is MFNTGSDGFMLIAAALVFIMTPGLALFYGGMVNKKNAVTMMMQNFFSAGWTTVLWVIFGFSLAFSKDVAGVIGNLHYAFLSNIAPSTLFPGNDQISMLTFMIYQLMFAIITPVLMTGAFADRMRFKAFIVFLTLWMIFVYFPFAHWLWGGGFLAKWGVEDFAGGIVVHTSAGFGALAAIYYLGKRKFPKAGNHSLPLIVIGTTLLWFGWFGFNAGSALRVDADTAVAFVNTMEAAAFAAVTWMFWDYWKTGKWSALGFMTGSIAGLATVTPTAGFINPQAAMVVGVAAAIICHLAVDYKNRKGWDDALDVWGVHGIGGFSGIILLGIFGSSAILGSNGLIYGGVGFFGKQVAAAVMCAIYAFVVTYILMWVTDKITPVRVPEEAEKTGLDEYEWAEQTYSL
- a CDS encoding GNAT family N-acetyltransferase; this translates as MEPIIREAKPRDKPFIEEISRLTWGGEDYLARIFDEWVKDGNFYVLEVDGKVIGTAKLTILPGKVGWIEGLRVHPDYRGRGYGRMIHNFILNLGKKLAEKEVIEALEFATYFLNRESVSMAEKTGFHVRAKFFVMSAPAGETLEEPSVVEPSINDVTLGTFPVGWRFLHRCDETVEWLRKNAVLYELNGLRFIGPKGGATFTALDPGPAVLRELMPAMGWVARELSLDGFDVMIPSAMGAVLPGLRRVGFELWDDKDEPNVLVFRKKI
- a CDS encoding MFS transporter gives rise to the protein MNHHLYSLHLLTSALRTAGDAIESVALPWSVLQSTGSLLSIGGFALFTHLPWVILPPLLGRTLDKTRKRVRLAFSALLLQSALAVVIVPFSSNIWAFYLTVSGISALDILHRYYGFSLIATMTLEENELQGLNARLATVGNTVSLVAFPIAGVLAYRFGVKAMLLDAVLLLIGAFTLIPYLNVEVRRERNVEKAEEKRTKIEGNVVVGILASVLLFNFALGSFRIFLFAGIKELVKAEIIYGALESLQTTGSLLGVGIIVYFAHRGGFRTENTLIRRMLLQSLTLLLVGFSLIPALVSAVLLVGFGGQLLNVSFDSLMQKAIPSESLGTVRGVFDALATLVIPLSQLAFAWAIEESDEILALAIVAFSLALFASFVFWDTLRKAKA